A genomic segment from Legionella quinlivanii encodes:
- a CDS encoding amino acid permease translates to MNSRFIGGILLIVGTSIGGGMLALPVANAATGFWQSSLFLLFCWALMTLGALFILEANLYLPPGKHMVSMAEATLGVPGLLVAWLSYLFLLYSLLAGYISGGADVFSSLLSYINIHLREWQAIVLFTFIFGMIVYGGIKKVDLFNRLLMFGKLGAYCILVLLIAPHVKPAHLVSGDYRFITGTVMILITSFGYAIIIPNLRDYFNDDLKTLRKVILIGSCIPLFCYLAWDAIIMGTVPTEGNQGLAVLLHDDHTTSALADILSRTVNSQLITSIFNFFTSICMLTAFLGVSLCLISFLADGFKVEQKGRAGLMLFILTFLPPLLLVIYSPGIYIRALNYAGIFCVILLLLLPALMTVYGRKRYAGRYTVPGGAITQWLVIIFSVILMINAIWQLLSH, encoded by the coding sequence ATGAACTCAAGATTTATTGGCGGTATATTACTTATTGTAGGAACATCAATAGGCGGCGGAATGCTGGCCTTACCGGTAGCGAATGCGGCAACCGGATTCTGGCAGTCTTCTCTTTTTTTATTGTTCTGCTGGGCTTTAATGACGCTTGGCGCACTGTTTATTCTTGAGGCGAATCTTTATCTTCCACCAGGCAAACACATGGTTTCAATGGCTGAGGCCACATTAGGAGTTCCTGGACTTTTAGTGGCTTGGCTTAGCTATCTTTTTCTATTATATTCCCTGCTTGCCGGCTACATTTCAGGCGGAGCAGATGTATTTTCGAGCCTGCTCAGCTATATCAACATTCATCTGCGCGAATGGCAGGCCATTGTCTTATTTACTTTCATCTTTGGTATGATTGTATATGGCGGCATCAAAAAAGTGGACCTTTTCAATCGTCTGCTAATGTTTGGTAAACTGGGGGCTTACTGCATTTTGGTCTTACTCATCGCCCCTCACGTCAAGCCTGCGCATCTGGTATCGGGAGATTATCGGTTCATTACTGGTACAGTAATGATTCTGATTACCTCATTCGGATATGCGATTATCATTCCTAATCTGCGGGATTATTTTAATGATGATTTAAAGACGCTGCGTAAAGTCATTTTAATCGGCTCCTGCATCCCTCTGTTTTGTTATTTGGCTTGGGATGCCATTATCATGGGAACAGTGCCCACTGAGGGTAATCAGGGCCTTGCCGTTCTTCTGCATGATGATCATACGACCAGCGCTCTGGCTGATATCTTAAGTAGAACCGTCAATAGCCAGTTAATCACTTCCATTTTTAATTTTTTTACCTCTATCTGCATGCTGACCGCCTTTCTGGGAGTATCGCTATGTTTGATCAGCTTTCTGGCCGATGGATTTAAGGTTGAACAAAAAGGACGTGCCGGCCTAATGCTATTTATACTGACATTTCTGCCCCCACTGCTCCTGGTTATTTACTCTCCAGGCATCTATATTCGCGCTCTTAATTATGCAGGCATTTTTTGCGTAATACTGCTTCTTTTATTGCCCGCGTTGATGACGGTTTATGGTCGAAAACGCTATGCAGGGCGTTATACTGTCCCAGGAGGAGCAATCACTCAGTGGCTAGTAATTATTTTTTCCGTTATTTTAATGATAAATGCAATTTGGCAATTACTGAGTCATTAA
- the cmpA gene encoding C-OmpA-like family protein CmpA has protein sequence MPLMRNARRLLFAGLLSLGLSSCFQPPYNNFKPYNRMYKDTATIGGFGTVAGAVAGSTLTGTGIGAAAGISYSIYKDSRRSLLKALEREDIQYIQYGDTMTLIVPTDRYFMFNSPKLNDLCYEGLVNIVKLLRCHVNCSIYVAGFTDDIGSREHKNNLSQARAEAMLTFLWANGIPAQQLNAEGYGDKHAVSDNKIIHGSAQNRRLEIQWFNCSALSQPAAAATK, from the coding sequence ATGCCATTAATGCGAAATGCCCGGCGTTTGCTTTTTGCAGGTCTGCTGAGTTTGGGGTTAAGCAGCTGTTTTCAGCCTCCCTATAACAATTTTAAGCCTTACAATCGCATGTATAAAGATACCGCGACGATTGGCGGATTTGGAACTGTTGCAGGTGCCGTTGCTGGTTCCACCTTGACTGGGACAGGGATCGGCGCTGCAGCCGGCATATCCTATAGTATTTACAAAGACAGCCGGCGCTCGCTGCTGAAAGCCCTGGAAAGAGAAGATATTCAGTATATCCAGTATGGGGACACAATGACTTTAATTGTTCCCACTGATCGCTATTTTATGTTTAACTCGCCCAAACTGAATGATTTGTGTTATGAAGGATTGGTAAATATCGTTAAACTGCTTCGATGCCATGTTAATTGCTCAATTTATGTAGCGGGCTTTACAGATGATATTGGCTCACGAGAACATAAAAACAATTTATCCCAGGCACGTGCCGAAGCGATGTTAACGTTCTTGTGGGCGAATGGCATTCCGGCGCAGCAGTTAAATGCAGAGGGCTATGGCGATAAACATGCGGTTTCAGATAATAAGATTATTCATGGCAGCGCGCAGAACCGCCGCCTGGAAATTCAATGGTTTAATTGCTCTGCACTGAGTCAACCCGCTGCTGCAGCAACAAAATAA
- a CDS encoding potassium transporter Kup: protein MTEKKVTFSTALAALGIVYGDIGTSPLYAIKETLGDLPINRVDVLGVLSLIFWSLIIIISIKYLIVIFRADNEGEGGGLALLALLKQQQSKHRHWFYLIAIFTAGLLIGDGMLTPAISVTSAMEGLELLSPKFDSYITLLSSAILICLFLMQSKGTGRIGAAFGPLILLWFITIGVLGLVQIFKYPQVLQAVHPYYAYEFFYENGWRAYLLLGGVFLAVTGGEALYADIGHFGKNPIRYSWFFVALPGLLLNYFGQGANLLLHPEAIENPFYLLAPSWFFLPLLIISTLATVIASQAVISATFSLTKQAVLLGLYPKLPIVQTSSEHQGQIYIPQMNFFLLIGTMALLFFFRSTDGLANAYGIAVNLDMLLVTTMVVYAARTVWKWSILRIVLVFTAFLIIDLAFLGANSHKFLTGGWAPVFFALLVAIVMYTWSTGLKHLKEHYYMQKGDLLKIIKQLHYKSLNHLPGVTAIFLTDIYDRSGGSFLHFLKLSLAVPENILIVNYQVENKPRVHYSKRFELTQLDEKICQLTLHYGFMDNISIPHALSALNEKKLLPYELNVDSATYLVEIPNVMASKRIKTLTFYWQEKLFAFLMRNYSANLNIEFYNLPYNRTIAIGTYFFI, encoded by the coding sequence ATGACTGAAAAAAAAGTAACGTTTTCTACTGCACTCGCTGCCTTAGGCATCGTGTATGGCGATATTGGAACCAGTCCATTGTATGCAATCAAGGAAACATTGGGTGATCTGCCAATCAACCGAGTTGATGTGCTTGGCGTTTTATCGCTTATTTTTTGGTCGCTGATTATCATTATCTCAATCAAATATTTAATTGTTATTTTCCGGGCGGATAATGAAGGCGAGGGGGGAGGCCTGGCATTACTTGCCTTGCTCAAACAACAACAGAGCAAGCATCGGCACTGGTTTTACCTCATTGCGATTTTTACAGCAGGCTTATTGATTGGGGATGGCATGCTTACCCCGGCAATTTCCGTAACCAGTGCGATGGAAGGCCTTGAGCTATTGTCGCCCAAATTCGACAGTTATATTACCTTATTATCATCTGCTATTTTAATTTGCTTGTTTCTAATGCAATCCAAAGGAACAGGCCGCATCGGTGCTGCATTTGGGCCCCTGATCTTATTGTGGTTTATAACAATTGGCGTATTGGGTTTAGTGCAAATTTTTAAATACCCGCAAGTGCTTCAGGCAGTTCATCCTTACTATGCCTATGAGTTCTTTTATGAAAATGGCTGGCGAGCGTATTTGCTATTAGGTGGGGTTTTCCTGGCGGTAACAGGCGGAGAAGCCCTGTATGCAGACATTGGCCATTTTGGTAAAAATCCAATTCGCTATAGCTGGTTTTTTGTAGCGCTTCCAGGCTTATTACTCAACTATTTTGGCCAGGGCGCCAATCTGCTCCTACATCCTGAAGCAATAGAAAATCCCTTTTATCTGCTGGCTCCTTCCTGGTTTTTCCTACCCTTGCTGATTATTTCCACGCTGGCTACAGTTATCGCATCCCAGGCTGTAATATCAGCGACCTTTTCATTAACCAAACAGGCCGTTCTACTGGGTTTGTACCCCAAACTGCCGATTGTACAGACCTCATCGGAACATCAGGGGCAGATTTACATTCCACAAATGAACTTTTTTCTGCTAATTGGTACGATGGCCCTGTTATTTTTCTTCAGGAGCACGGACGGGCTGGCCAATGCCTATGGAATCGCGGTCAATCTGGATATGTTATTAGTGACAACCATGGTGGTGTATGCGGCACGTACTGTCTGGAAGTGGTCAATCTTGCGCATTGTCCTGGTTTTCACCGCATTTTTAATCATTGACCTCGCATTTCTGGGAGCAAACTCACATAAGTTTCTTACCGGAGGCTGGGCTCCTGTATTTTTTGCCTTATTGGTTGCCATAGTCATGTACACCTGGAGTACTGGTCTTAAGCATCTCAAAGAACACTATTACATGCAGAAAGGCGATTTGTTAAAAATAATCAAACAGTTACATTATAAAAGTTTAAATCATCTTCCGGGGGTTACCGCAATTTTTCTGACCGACATTTATGATCGCAGTGGCGGCAGCTTTTTACATTTTCTTAAACTAAGTCTTGCAGTTCCTGAGAATATTCTGATTGTGAATTATCAGGTGGAAAATAAGCCTAGAGTTCATTACAGCAAACGCTTTGAGCTGACCCAGCTGGATGAAAAAATCTGTCAGCTGACTCTGCATTATGGGTTCATGGACAATATTTCCATTCCTCATGCCCTTTCAGCGCTTAATGAAAAAAAATTACTGCCCTATGAGTTGAATGTGGACTCCGCAACTTATCTGGTTGAGATCCCCAATGTGATGGCATCCAAACGAATCAAAACGCTGACTTTCTACTGGCAGGAGAAATTGTTTGCCTTTCTGATGCGAAACTACTCGGCTAATCTGAATATCGAGTTCTATAATTTGCCCTACAACCGTACTATTGCTATCGGAACTTACTTTTTCATATAG
- a CDS encoding N-acetylmuramoyl-L-alanine amidase-like domain-containing protein translates to MASLKKLMLLSSCLTLAFNVFAINDLPPKQLDQSIEKLYHTIPDISKLNMQARLDKLSSSFVGKPYILGSLGEGDKAYFDQMTLYRFDGFDCETFVTSVLALALANNPTEYKVCLQKLRYQNGKVSFITRNHFTALDWNSNNQQQGYVKDITRNFTDKNSQPVYKVAEAIVNKPSWYQHLSSKSIRLNSSEPKEVDKRLSRLKQRGSKLAVAKEQIDYLPLTALFDAQGVPNLPLFKQIPDAAIIEIVRPNWDLTQSIGTHLNVSHLGFAFWKDDHLIFRQASSNFGKVVDVPLMDYLKEALSSPTIKGINVQIVLPEKPLNAQCSAK, encoded by the coding sequence ATGGCTTCTTTAAAAAAATTGATGCTTTTATCCAGCTGTTTGACGCTGGCTTTTAATGTCTTTGCTATAAATGATCTTCCCCCTAAACAGTTAGACCAAAGCATTGAGAAACTATATCACACAATCCCAGACATCTCTAAATTAAACATGCAAGCCCGTTTGGATAAACTCAGCAGCTCTTTTGTAGGAAAACCCTATATTCTCGGTTCGCTTGGCGAGGGAGATAAGGCTTATTTTGATCAGATGACGCTCTACCGTTTCGATGGTTTTGATTGTGAAACGTTCGTCACTTCGGTTTTGGCTCTCGCACTTGCCAATAATCCCACGGAGTATAAAGTCTGCCTGCAGAAATTAAGATATCAAAATGGGAAAGTTAGTTTTATTACCCGAAATCATTTCACCGCATTGGACTGGAATAGCAATAATCAGCAGCAGGGTTATGTAAAAGATATCACGCGCAATTTTACTGATAAAAACAGTCAGCCGGTATACAAAGTAGCGGAAGCCATAGTGAATAAGCCCTCCTGGTATCAGCATTTAAGCAGCAAGTCCATTCGTCTGAATTCGTCTGAACCCAAAGAGGTTGATAAACGATTAAGCAGGCTTAAGCAGCGAGGCAGCAAGCTGGCTGTTGCAAAAGAACAGATTGATTATCTGCCCCTGACTGCTTTATTTGATGCCCAAGGCGTCCCCAACCTACCTCTTTTCAAGCAAATTCCTGATGCAGCGATTATCGAGATTGTCCGCCCGAACTGGGATTTGACACAGTCTATTGGCACTCATTTAAACGTTTCTCATCTCGGATTCGCATTCTGGAAAGATGATCATTTAATTTTTAGACAAGCGTCCTCAAATTTTGGAAAAGTCGTTGATGTGCCCTTAATGGATTATCTTAAGGAGGCCTTGTCGAGCCCCACTATTAAAGGGATTAACGTACAGATTGTTCTACCAGAGAAGCCCTTGAATGCACAGTGCTCGGCTAAATAG